Below is a window of Persephonella sp. DNA.
TTCCAGTATCTGCCAACCTCTTCTTTTCCTTTTAATGTTGATTTATCAGAAAAACCTGATTTTCTTATCATTGGTGATGTAACCTCTACATCATCAGTGTAATGGCTGAGAATAGTAGATATATCTCTGCTATTCCATACCTTTATCCAGTTTTTCACAAAATTATAAACATTTTCCAAAGCTCCCCCCTATATTTTAAAAGGATTTCTAACCTTTCCTATTATGTCTTTATGTGTTGGATAATTTCCTGTGCATACATTATCTTTTTCAAGCAGATAAAGCTGATCTTCTGTGACAGGTGGCTCTGGAAACAATCTGAATACTGGAAGCATTAACCAGAAAAAAGATGAGGGCATCTGGATCACAATCCTCTTTTTCCCTATGTAAGAAAGTGCAAACTCAAAAAGCTCCTTGTAGCTGACTATTCTGTTACCACACAGTTCCACTATTAAATTTTTCAGTTTTTCATCCTCAACACCTTTCCTTATCGTATCAACAAGGTCTTCCACGTGAACAGGCTGAACTTTTCCTTCAGGGGCAAATATAACCGGCGTCATTTTTGAAAATTTTTTTAAATCTTCAAACAACTTCTGTCCTCTTCCTAAAACGATTGAAGGTCTAAGTATGAGATAATCAATCCCAGAGTCTATTATTAGCTTTTCTCCCATAGCTTTTGTTTTTGCATACATACTTTTTGAGTTTATGTCTGCACCGAGAGCTGAAATATGAATTATTTTTTTAACATCTGTTTTTAGCGATCCATTTACAATCTGTTCAACAAAATCAACATGAACTTTATGAAATGTTATTCCTCTTTTCTTATCTTCATTCAGTATGCCAAGCAGATTTATAACAATTTCTGGTCTGTGCTCTTGGATAATATCTGATAAATTTTCGCCAAAAGGGATAATGCTTACATTTTCTGTTTTTTTTCCAACCTTAGAAGGATTTCTAACAGGTAGGATTATCTGATTGTCTCTTTCCAGATCGTCAACTACATAACTTCCTATAAAACCTGTTCCACCTGTTACAAATAATTTCATACCTCAACTTCTACTCTGTTTTTGCCTTTTTTCTTTGCTTTGTACATAGCTTCATCTGCTCTCATAAGTAGGCTCTCAACTGTATCATCATGTCCGATTTCTGTTACACCGAAGCTTGCTGTTATACGGATTTTTTTATCTTTACCTTCAACATTTACTTTTATCTCCCTGTTTTCAATTATCTTTTTAAGCCTTTCAGCAACTTTAACGGCGTCTTTAAGTTCAACCCCAGGAAGCAAAATGGCAAATTCTTCGCCTCCAATTCTGCCTACAACTGTATTTGCCCTGAGATAAAACTTAAATATCGTAGCAAGCTCTTTAAGAACTATATCTCCTATAACATGCCCGTACTCATCATTTATTTTCTTAAAATCATCAACATCAACAAAGATCAAAGATGATGGATAATTTCTTAATTTTCTGTCCTTTATGGCATCTTCAAGTGCCCTTTCAAACCTTCTCCTGTTTGTAAGTCCTGTTAGAAAATCTATGGTCGCTTCCCTTTTTGCTGATGCAAGTTCTTCTTTAAGGGATACAACCTCAGAATGGTAAGATTTCAGTTCATTTTTCAGTTTATTATTTTCCATTCTGAGTTTTTTGAGCTCATTGAGAATTTCCATAACAGCATCATTCACAGTTTCAATCGTAGCTTCTTTTTTGACCTTCTCCAGTTTATCTGTGTGGTTGTCTAACCTGTCCTGATAGCTGTCAATGTTGTTTATTAGGTCTTTCAATGTTTCATCAAGTTTTGTAGCTATATTTTTGAATTTTTTTGCTAAATCTTCAGGAACGGACTCCTTTTCAGCTGTTATATCTACAGACTGGTAGTCCTCTTCATATATATCCTTATACAACCCTATCAGCTCAAGATCATCAAGCTCTTTCTTTTGCTCAGCAAGTGAACAGAAAATATAAAACCATTTTTCATAATTTCTGGGAACAGGTGGTATGTTGTGTTTTATAAGAAAGCTGAGCTCTTTTCTAACAATATTCATAAGAAGTTTAATATCTTCATGGCTTAACTTCTTTGTTCCTTTCAGTTTGTTATAAAATTCACAATTGATCTTGTTGTCTGCCATGCAAACTTCCTTTTACTTAGTAATTAAACTATGGTTATTATTAATATTATCGGAAGTATCAACCTGTTTTATTAAATAAACTTTATCCCCTGGTCTGACTTTGTCATCTGTTTTCAGTCCAACAACCATTCCTCTGTCTGCTTTGTGTATATCTTTTCTCTCAACCTGCATTGATCTAACGGTCTGTCTTATCAGACCTGTTTTTTTACCTATAATATGGATCGTATCCCCGATGCTAACAGGATTATCAACCACTTTCAGCTCAGCAACGCTTATTTTTGGGTAGTATTTTATAATCTCCCCAACATACAGTTTTTTCTCTTTTGCTATAGACCTGTTTAGTCCAAAACGACCTTCACCAAAGTAAAATCCAGAATCCCATTCCCTGTGGTAAACCCTCTCAAGCATGTCCAACAAATCTTTCCAGCCTTTTTTATCCCATTCCCCGTTCAGTATCCTGTCTCTTGCCTCCCTGTAAGCGTAAGTTACCATATATGCGTAATCTGCATTTTTGTTTCTGCCCTCTATTTTCCAGCTGTCAGCCCACATCAGCTTATCAACAAAGTTTATTGTTACAAGATCTCTCGCTGAAAGGACATAATCTGAACCAAGTAAAAACTCTGTCCCTGTATTTTTTGAGACGATTTTTACATCAAACTCATGTCTGCATACCTGATAACATTCTCCCCTGTTTCCTGATTTTTCAAAAACATCATGGGAGAGAAAACATCTTCCCGATACAGCCATACACATAGCACCATGTATAAATATCTCAATCTCCAAATTTGTTTTATTTTTTATTTCAAGAAGACCCTCAAGCTTTACTTCCCTTGCAGGAACAACCCTTTTTATCCCCATTTTTTCATAAAATCTTGCAGCCTGTGAGTTAGAGACAGATGCCATGGTTGACAGATGGGTTTCAATTCCAAGCTCAATAGACTTAGAAAGGACAGCCATATCCCAGCCTACTACAGCATCAACTCCTATATCTTTAAGCTGGTGAAGTATCTCATTTATGTAAGGCAGGTCTTCCTCAAAAACTATTGAGTTTAAGACAATATACTGTCTTACCCCTGCATCCTGAGTTATCTTTCTTATCTCTTTTACATCTTCAATCGTGAAATTTGACTTTAATGCCCTCTGGTTTATCTTTCCAACACCCATATAAACTGCATCTGCACCTGCTTTTATTACTGAGTGTAAGCCTTCATAATGCCCCACAGGAGCAAGTATTTCAGGTTTTTTCATTCATAACCTCCATCTGATAATATTAATCTAAATTTATGCCAAAATATTTTGATTTTAAATAGATATGATAAAATATCACAAAAAAACGGGGCTTGGCATTGAACATACTTGAAAAAATAGTTAAAACAAAAAAAGAAGAGCTTATAGATTACACACCTGATTACATTAAATATCTTGAAGGAAAAGTAGTAAGCAGAGATCCTGTAAGGGATTTTAAAGGTGCCTTAAAAAAAGAAGGAATTAACATAATAGCTGAGATAAAAAAGGCTTCCCCCTCAAAAGGCATAATAAGGGAGGATTTTGATCCTGTTGATATAGCAAAAATATACGAGAAAAACGGTGCATCTGCCATATCTGTTCTGACAGATAAAAGCTATTTCAAGGGAGATGTAGTCTTTCTGAAAATGGTAAGGGCTGTTACAAGTATACCTATTCTCAGGAAAGATTTTATCATTGACAAAAGACAGATACTTGAGGCTTTTGCATACGGGGCTGATTCATTTTTGCTAATAGCAAGGATACTATCGGAAAAAGAGCTTGAGGAACTTATCAAATACGGAAGGGAGTTTGGAATGGAGCCTCTCGTTGAGGTACACTCATACGAGGAAGGGGCTAAATCAATAAATGCAGGTGCCAAAATCATAGGAATAAACAACAGGGATCTTGAGAGCTTCACAGTTGACATAAACATAACAAAAAAGCTTGCCCCAGAGATGAAAAAATTGGGAGCAGAGATTATTGTTTCTGAAAGCGGACTTTCCAGTAAAGACCAGCTTCTTGATCTAAAAAATTACTCTGTTGATGCATTTTTGATAGGTGAGTCCCTTATGAGAGAAAAAGATATTGGGGAAAAACTGAAAAGCCTGATTGATCCTTAATCAAAAGAAAAATATCTCTTTTTTGCCTTCACCTGTATAAACTCATCTTTAAAGGGGTTGTATCCTGTCAACATATTTCCCAAAACACAGCCCGTATCAATCCCATAGCAAAGGTTATTTATGTAAGGCTGCCGGTAAACAACATGACCGTAAACTATCTTTGGTGAGCTGTCAGTTATTTTCCTTCCTTTTGTCCAGTCAACCCTCTCAGGGAAACCTTCTTCTGTAAACCTTCCTGTTGTTTCCCCGTAAATAACAAAGTCCTTAACCTTTTTTCCTGTTTTTCCTATCATCTCATCTTTTATTCCTGCATGTGCAACAAGAACACTACTGTTTATTATCAAATATAAAGGAAGGGATTCGTAATATTTGATGTATCTTTCTTTTAATATCTCTTTTTTTTCTTCTGAAAGGGATAGGATCTGATCAACAGTTTTTTTCATACCATAACTGATGTTCACATTTTTTCCTTTAAACCATCTGTAAAGTTTAAGGTTATGGTTGCTCTGAACCTCAATAAAATCACCTTTTTCTTTCAGCTCAAAACACAGTTGAAGAACCTCAAGGTTGTAATCACCTCTATCAACAGTATCACCAACAGATATTATCAGAGTGTCCTCACCGTATCTGTCTTTTATCTTCTGGATCATCTCAAGGAATTCCAAAAAACAGCCGTGTATGTCTCCTATTACCACAACATCTTTATTTGTGTTTATCTGCAAAAAGTTATCCATCTCCCATTTCCTTTGATATTATCTGTGCGATTTTTAGAACCCATAAAAATATAACAATCAAAAACCAGAAAAGTAGAATAAAAACGACCCCAAACTGAACCGTTTTAAAAAATATAACAATGAGAAGATAAAAAAGGTATGGAACAGCTATAAGAACAACAACAAATGAAACAGCAAGCAGAAATAAGACTATAAAAGCCAGAAAAATTTGCGTTGGGGTTTTATTCTTCATAAACCTTAAGATGGTTATAAAGTGTATCCCTTTCTACAGGTATCTTACCTGCCTCTTTAATAAGTCTTATAAGCTTTTCTTTCTGCTGTTGTGTTGGTGATTTTGCCCCTGCAAAATGGGCTATCTTTTCTTCCATAACAGTTCCGTCCATATCGTCAGCCCCAAAATTAAGAGCTGTCTGTGCTATCTTTTCACCTACCATTACCCAATAAGCTTTAATGTGTGGAATGTTGTCTAAAATAAGCCTTGATACAGCTATAGTCTTAAGATCATCAACACCATGTGTATGCTCTGTTATATTTAGCTCATTATTCTCAGGCTGATAGGCAAGAGGGATAAAACATGTAAAACCTCCTGTTTCATCCTGAGCTTCTCTTACTTTGATCATATGATCAACTCTCTCCTCGTATGTTTCAACATGTCCGTAAAGCATTGTTACGGTAGAATGGAGACCTAAGCTGTGGGCTGTTTTATGTATCTGGAGGTACTTTTTCCATCCTATTTTTGAAGGGGCTATAATCCTTCTTACTCTTGGAGAAAATATCTCAGCCCCTCCTCCCGGAAGGCTTCCAAGCCCTGCCTCTTTAAGTTTCAGCAGAACTTCTTCATAGGAAAGACCTGAAATCCTTGAAAAATAGTCTATCTCAACAGCTGTAAAGGCTTTTATATGAAGATCAGGAAAATTCCTTTTTAACTGGTAAACCATCTCAAGATAAACATCAAATCCCCATTCAGGATGAAGCCCACCTACAATGTGAACCTCAGATGCCCCCTGAGATACAGCATATCTGGCTTTTTCCACAACTTCCTGATATGACATCTCATATGCTTTTGGATCGTTCTTGTCCATCGTTGCAAACGCACAGAAATTACAATCAAGGGCACAAACATTTGTAGGGTTGATCTGTCTGTTTATAACAAAATATGCATATTTACCGTTCTTTTTTTCTGTTGCATAGTTTGCAAGAAGTCCTAAGGTGATCAGATCTGAAGTTTTGAAAAGTTTAACCCCGTCCTCAAAAGAAAGCCTTTCGCCTTTCAAAACCTTATCAATAATTGGAAAAAGCTCTTTATCTGAAGCAAGTGATAAAAGCCTGTCAAAATCTGTAACCTTCATTCTTAAGCCCCTTTTATTTGATACTAATATGGTAAATAAATAATCAAAAAAAGCAAGATCTGTGTATAAGTTCAGAAAGAAGGTG
It encodes the following:
- a CDS encoding nuclear transport factor 2 family protein, producing the protein MENVYNFVKNWIKVWNSRDISTILSHYTDDVEVTSPMIRKSGFSDKSTLKGKEEVGRYWKEALKKFPDLNFELIDYTIGENCITIFYISVSDLLAMETLWLDQNKKIKKVNVCYRPI
- a CDS encoding peptidase U32 family protein translates to MKKPEILAPVGHYEGLHSVIKAGADAVYMGVGKINQRALKSNFTIEDVKEIRKITQDAGVRQYIVLNSIVFEEDLPYINEILHQLKDIGVDAVVGWDMAVLSKSIELGIETHLSTMASVSNSQAARFYEKMGIKRVVPAREVKLEGLLEIKNKTNLEIEIFIHGAMCMAVSGRCFLSHDVFEKSGNRGECYQVCRHEFDVKIVSKNTGTEFLLGSDYVLSARDLVTINFVDKLMWADSWKIEGRNKNADYAYMVTYAYREARDRILNGEWDKKGWKDLLDMLERVYHREWDSGFYFGEGRFGLNRSIAKEKKLYVGEIIKYYPKISVAELKVVDNPVSIGDTIHIIGKKTGLIRQTVRSMQVERKDIHKADRGMVVGLKTDDKVRPGDKVYLIKQVDTSDNINNNHSLITK
- a CDS encoding GGDEF domain-containing protein — protein: MADNKINCEFYNKLKGTKKLSHEDIKLLMNIVRKELSFLIKHNIPPVPRNYEKWFYIFCSLAEQKKELDDLELIGLYKDIYEEDYQSVDITAEKESVPEDLAKKFKNIATKLDETLKDLINNIDSYQDRLDNHTDKLEKVKKEATIETVNDAVMEILNELKKLRMENNKLKNELKSYHSEVVSLKEELASAKREATIDFLTGLTNRRRFERALEDAIKDRKLRNYPSSLIFVDVDDFKKINDEYGHVIGDIVLKELATIFKFYLRANTVVGRIGGEEFAILLPGVELKDAVKVAERLKKIIENREIKVNVEGKDKKIRITASFGVTEIGHDDTVESLLMRADEAMYKAKKKGKNRVEVEV
- the mqnE gene encoding aminofutalosine synthase MqnE, with amino-acid sequence MKVTDFDRLLSLASDKELFPIIDKVLKGERLSFEDGVKLFKTSDLITLGLLANYATEKKNGKYAYFVINRQINPTNVCALDCNFCAFATMDKNDPKAYEMSYQEVVEKARYAVSQGASEVHIVGGLHPEWGFDVYLEMVYQLKRNFPDLHIKAFTAVEIDYFSRISGLSYEEVLLKLKEAGLGSLPGGGAEIFSPRVRRIIAPSKIGWKKYLQIHKTAHSLGLHSTVTMLYGHVETYEERVDHMIKVREAQDETGGFTCFIPLAYQPENNELNITEHTHGVDDLKTIAVSRLILDNIPHIKAYWVMVGEKIAQTALNFGADDMDGTVMEEKIAHFAGAKSPTQQQKEKLIRLIKEAGKIPVERDTLYNHLKVYEE
- a CDS encoding metallophosphoesterase translates to MDNFLQINTNKDVVVIGDIHGCFLEFLEMIQKIKDRYGEDTLIISVGDTVDRGDYNLEVLQLCFELKEKGDFIEVQSNHNLKLYRWFKGKNVNISYGMKKTVDQILSLSEEKKEILKERYIKYYESLPLYLIINSSVLVAHAGIKDEMIGKTGKKVKDFVIYGETTGRFTEEGFPERVDWTKGRKITDSSPKIVYGHVVYRQPYINNLCYGIDTGCVLGNMLTGYNPFKDEFIQVKAKKRYFSFD
- a CDS encoding NAD-dependent epimerase/dehydratase family protein; amino-acid sequence: MKLFVTGGTGFIGSYVVDDLERDNQIILPVRNPSKVGKKTENVSIIPFGENLSDIIQEHRPEIVINLLGILNEDKKRGITFHKVHVDFVEQIVNGSLKTDVKKIIHISALGADINSKSMYAKTKAMGEKLIIDSGIDYLILRPSIVLGRGQKLFEDLKKFSKMTPVIFAPEGKVQPVHVEDLVDTIRKGVEDEKLKNLIVELCGNRIVSYKELFEFALSYIGKKRIVIQMPSSFFWLMLPVFRLFPEPPVTEDQLYLLEKDNVCTGNYPTHKDIIGKVRNPFKI
- the trpC gene encoding indole-3-glycerol phosphate synthase TrpC, with product MNILEKIVKTKKEELIDYTPDYIKYLEGKVVSRDPVRDFKGALKKEGINIIAEIKKASPSKGIIREDFDPVDIAKIYEKNGASAISVLTDKSYFKGDVVFLKMVRAVTSIPILRKDFIIDKRQILEAFAYGADSFLLIARILSEKELEELIKYGREFGMEPLVEVHSYEEGAKSINAGAKIIGINNRDLESFTVDINITKKLAPEMKKLGAEIIVSESGLSSKDQLLDLKNYSVDAFLIGESLMREKDIGEKLKSLIDP